A genome region from Corynebacterium comes includes the following:
- a CDS encoding cupin domain-containing protein — protein MESAGRPRVTPLEEGRLFVTKRMEATAGISWPRHRASVESVLVVTEGRCIVHFPDTDHGISAGNSLVIPAEVWHEIMADPEFKAVHIMPKEIRFTFSQ, from the coding sequence ATGGAATCTGCAGGACGACCCAGAGTGACGCCGTTGGAAGAAGGAAGGCTGTTTGTCACCAAACGGATGGAAGCGACGGCGGGAATTTCCTGGCCCAGGCACCGGGCCTCCGTCGAATCAGTGCTCGTCGTCACCGAGGGGCGATGTATTGTTCATTTCCCTGACACCGATCATGGGATCAGTGCGGGAAACAGTCTGGTTATTCCTGCTGAGGTTTGGCACGAGATTATGGCAGATCCAGAGTTTAAGGCTGTCCACATCATGCCGAAGGAGATCCGGTTTACCTTCTCCCAGTGA
- a CDS encoding ArsR/SmtB family transcription factor — MHMNAGDHPSVAADSDYVELAVEMFAMLADPTRVRIILALQETELSVGELAEIVAKSPAAVSQHLAKLRLARMVATRQEGKRVFYRLANEHARQLVTDAIFQAEHAVEAEPHHHRQSFPAPATRLSDQAGS, encoded by the coding sequence ATGCATATGAATGCAGGTGATCATCCGAGTGTCGCCGCGGACAGTGACTACGTGGAGCTGGCCGTGGAAATGTTTGCCATGCTGGCCGACCCGACCCGGGTGCGCATCATCCTGGCCCTGCAGGAGACGGAACTATCTGTCGGTGAGCTTGCCGAGATCGTGGCCAAGTCCCCGGCGGCGGTTTCCCAGCATCTGGCCAAGTTACGTCTGGCGAGGATGGTGGCCACCCGCCAGGAGGGCAAGCGGGTGTTCTACCGCCTGGCCAATGAACATGCCCGCCAACTGGTGACCGATGCGATCTTCCAGGCCGAGCACGCCGTGGAAGCCGAACCCCACCACCACCGGCAGAGTTTTCCGGCACCGGCCACCAGGCTCAGCGATCAGGCCGGATCATGA
- a CDS encoding MFS transporter — MIEVLRNPSYAKLFSAQIIALVGTGLLTVALGLLAFDIAGGNAGVVLGTALTIKMIAYVTVSPVMSALTARLRRKPVLVSSDLLRMVVALALPMVDQAWQIYVLIFILQSASATFTPAFQAVIPEVLPDERHYTRALSLSRLAYDLESLLSPVIAAALLTVMVYNNLFLGTALGFLTSTVLVLVTRFPAVPPTEPVPFMDRLTLGARIFWRTPQLRSLLAMNLVVAAASAMVIVNTVVLVQGYLQRSEADVALLLAAYGAGSMIIALVVPWLLDQVADERPVMLPGAILLPVGLVSVAAAIALPTGPGQWAGLLLVWLALGAATSLVLTPSARLLRRASTEDNRPAVFAAQFSLSHACFLLTYPAAGALGAWLGLSVTALILAGLGLLGTVWAVVAWGPNPRPTPTHPSITTRR; from the coding sequence ATGATCGAGGTACTGCGTAACCCCTCCTACGCGAAACTGTTTTCCGCCCAGATCATCGCCCTGGTGGGCACCGGGCTGCTGACCGTGGCCCTGGGTCTGCTGGCCTTCGATATTGCCGGCGGCAACGCCGGAGTAGTGCTCGGTACCGCGCTGACCATCAAGATGATCGCCTACGTCACCGTCTCCCCGGTCATGTCCGCGCTGACCGCCCGCCTGCGCCGCAAGCCGGTGCTGGTGAGCTCTGACCTGCTGCGCATGGTGGTGGCCCTGGCCCTGCCGATGGTGGATCAGGCCTGGCAGATCTACGTGCTGATCTTCATCCTGCAGTCCGCCTCCGCGACGTTCACTCCGGCCTTCCAGGCAGTCATCCCTGAGGTGCTGCCTGATGAACGCCACTACACCCGTGCCTTGTCGCTGTCCCGGCTGGCCTATGACCTCGAGTCCCTGCTCAGTCCGGTGATCGCGGCGGCGCTGCTGACGGTGATGGTCTACAACAATCTCTTCCTGGGCACCGCCCTGGGGTTTCTCACCTCCACTGTGCTGGTGCTGGTCACCCGTTTCCCGGCTGTGCCTCCGACCGAGCCCGTCCCCTTCATGGACCGGTTGACGCTGGGGGCCCGAATTTTCTGGCGCACCCCACAGCTACGCAGTCTGTTGGCCATGAACCTGGTCGTGGCGGCCGCCAGCGCCATGGTGATCGTCAATACCGTCGTTCTGGTCCAGGGGTATCTGCAGCGTTCGGAGGCCGATGTCGCGCTGCTGCTGGCCGCCTACGGGGCCGGATCCATGATCATCGCCCTGGTCGTCCCTTGGCTCCTGGACCAGGTGGCTGATGAGCGGCCAGTGATGCTCCCCGGGGCCATCCTCCTGCCGGTGGGCCTCGTGTCAGTCGCCGCTGCGATCGCTTTGCCCACCGGCCCGGGACAGTGGGCGGGACTGCTCCTCGTCTGGTTGGCGCTCGGGGCAGCGACCTCCCTGGTTCTCACCCCGTCGGCCCGTCTGCTGCGCCGTGCCAGCACCGAGGACAACCGTCCGGCGGTCTTCGCCGCCCAGTTCTCCCTGTCCCACGCCTGTTTCCTGCTCACCTATCCTGCCGCGGGAGCCCTCGGGGCCTGGCTGGGGCTGTCCGTCACCGCACTCATCCTGGCCGGCCTCGGACTGCTCGGGACAGTCTGGGCCGTCGTGGCCTGGGGCCCGAACCCCCGACCCACCCCCACGCACCCGTCCATCACAACCAGGCGGTAG
- a CDS encoding metal-sensitive transcriptional regulator, translating into MNALTPDQTVPSDEAAGTCHTTHGYINDKDRYLARLKRIEGQVRGIHRMVDEEQYCIDILTQVSAVNSALRNVALGLLDDHMRHCVRDAAQSGGEAADAKFQEVTDAIARFARS; encoded by the coding sequence ATGAATGCCCTCACCCCTGATCAGACCGTCCCTAGTGACGAAGCGGCAGGCACCTGCCATACCACTCACGGCTACATCAACGATAAGGACCGCTACCTTGCCCGCCTCAAGCGCATCGAGGGCCAAGTCCGGGGCATACACCGCATGGTCGACGAGGAGCAGTACTGCATCGATATCCTCACCCAGGTCTCCGCGGTCAACTCCGCCCTGCGCAATGTCGCCCTGGGCCTGCTCGATGACCACATGAGGCACTGCGTGCGCGATGCCGCCCAGTCGGGAGGCGAGGCTGCAGACGCGAAATTTCAGGAAGTCACCGATGCCATCGCCCGCTTCGCCCGCTCCTAA
- a CDS encoding heavy metal translocating P-type ATPase — protein MTQTQPAVDLLQVDLGVTGMTCTSCSSRVERKLNKLDGVEATVNFATESASVRYDPAKVDPDHLIETVKTTGYGAFTMSGATDDGGASTDDAATVASGSSGAQSQVDTAREHEAADLKKRLIISALLTVPIVLLSMIPALQFTNWQWAVLTMTTPVFFWGGAPFHRATLVNLRHGATTMDTLITLGTGAAYLWSLWALFIGNAGHPGMTMEIHLLPTNSTMDEIYLETAAVVISFLLLGRWFETKAKGQSSAALRKLLDMGAKDAAVIRDGAEVRVPVGQLKIGDVFVVRPGEKIATDGRVTEGSSAVDESMLTGESVPVEVTAGSKVTGATLNTSGRLLVEVTRTGADTTLSQMAKLVTEAQAKKAPVQRLVDRISAVFVPVVIVISILTLLTHVFLLDAGLATAFTAAVAVLIIACPCALGLATPTALLVGTGRGAELGLLIKGPEVLESTKKVDTIVMDKTGTVTTGVMSVTGVTVADGFDRNDVLTKAAAVEFASEHPIAQAIAREGGRTQTLPEVTDFANTAGRGVTGTVEGHSVTVGRPAGELTGPLQGAFTHAQTLGGTPVVVQINGRNAGVITVRDTAKPTSAAAVAGLKELGLTPMLLTGDNAGAAQAVAAEVGIDPAHVIAEVMPEDKVRVIERLQKQGKNVAMVGDGINDAAALAQADLGLAMGAGTDVAIEASDITLMNSDLRSAVDAIRLSRRTLGTIKGNLFWAFAYNVALIPVAAIGLLNPILAGIAMAFSSVFVVSNSLRLRGFTSSHGATAPASNTTEASPRQPVNA, from the coding sequence ATGACCCAGACTCAACCAGCGGTCGACCTGCTCCAGGTCGACCTCGGCGTGACCGGCATGACGTGCACCTCGTGTTCGTCGCGGGTGGAACGCAAACTCAACAAGCTTGACGGTGTGGAGGCGACCGTCAACTTCGCCACCGAATCGGCCTCCGTGCGCTATGACCCGGCGAAAGTCGACCCTGACCACCTCATCGAGACCGTTAAGACCACCGGTTACGGTGCCTTCACCATGTCAGGTGCCACGGACGATGGCGGCGCCAGTACGGACGACGCCGCGACAGTGGCTTCGGGTTCCAGCGGTGCCCAGAGTCAGGTCGACACCGCCCGCGAGCATGAGGCCGCTGACCTGAAGAAGCGCCTGATCATCTCCGCACTGCTCACGGTGCCAATCGTCCTGCTGAGTATGATTCCTGCATTGCAGTTCACCAACTGGCAGTGGGCTGTCCTTACCATGACCACCCCGGTGTTTTTCTGGGGTGGCGCCCCCTTCCACCGGGCTACCCTGGTTAACCTGCGCCACGGCGCAACCACCATGGACACGCTCATCACGCTCGGCACAGGGGCGGCCTACCTGTGGTCGTTGTGGGCTCTGTTCATTGGTAATGCCGGCCATCCTGGCATGACGATGGAGATTCACCTGCTGCCGACGAACTCCACCATGGACGAGATCTATCTGGAGACCGCGGCAGTGGTGATCTCCTTCCTGCTGCTGGGTCGCTGGTTTGAGACCAAGGCCAAGGGCCAGTCCTCCGCGGCGCTGCGCAAGCTACTCGACATGGGTGCCAAGGACGCCGCGGTCATCCGCGACGGCGCGGAGGTCCGCGTCCCGGTGGGCCAGCTCAAGATTGGTGATGTCTTCGTCGTCCGCCCGGGTGAGAAGATTGCCACCGACGGTCGTGTCACTGAGGGATCCTCGGCCGTGGATGAATCCATGCTCACCGGTGAGTCCGTGCCGGTGGAGGTCACCGCAGGTTCCAAGGTCACCGGTGCCACCCTGAATACTTCAGGGCGGTTGCTGGTGGAGGTCACCCGCACCGGTGCCGACACCACGCTGTCGCAGATGGCCAAGCTAGTCACCGAGGCCCAGGCGAAGAAGGCCCCGGTGCAGCGCCTGGTCGACCGGATCTCTGCGGTCTTCGTGCCCGTGGTCATCGTCATCTCGATCCTCACGCTGTTGACCCACGTCTTCCTCCTCGACGCCGGACTGGCGACGGCCTTCACCGCCGCGGTCGCGGTGCTGATCATCGCCTGCCCGTGTGCCCTGGGTCTGGCCACCCCGACCGCCCTGCTGGTGGGTACGGGCCGTGGTGCAGAACTGGGTCTACTGATCAAGGGCCCCGAGGTGCTGGAGTCGACCAAGAAGGTGGACACCATTGTCATGGACAAGACCGGCACCGTGACCACCGGCGTCATGTCTGTCACGGGCGTCACCGTTGCCGACGGATTTGACCGTAACGATGTTCTGACCAAGGCCGCCGCCGTCGAGTTCGCCTCCGAACACCCCATCGCCCAAGCCATCGCCCGGGAAGGCGGACGCACCCAAACCCTGCCCGAGGTGACCGACTTCGCCAACACCGCCGGCCGGGGAGTCACCGGCACGGTGGAAGGCCACAGTGTGACCGTCGGACGCCCCGCCGGTGAACTGACCGGCCCCCTGCAGGGTGCCTTCACTCACGCCCAAACCCTGGGTGGTACCCCGGTGGTCGTCCAGATCAACGGCCGCAACGCCGGGGTGATCACCGTGCGTGACACCGCCAAGCCGACCTCCGCCGCCGCGGTGGCCGGCCTGAAGGAGCTGGGTCTGACCCCGATGCTGCTCACCGGTGACAACGCCGGGGCCGCGCAAGCCGTGGCGGCCGAGGTCGGCATCGACCCGGCCCACGTCATCGCCGAGGTCATGCCGGAGGACAAGGTCCGGGTCATCGAGAGGCTGCAGAAGCAGGGCAAGAATGTCGCCATGGTCGGCGACGGCATCAACGACGCCGCCGCACTCGCCCAGGCTGACCTGGGCCTGGCTATGGGGGCGGGCACCGATGTGGCCATCGAGGCCTCTGACATCACCCTGATGAACAGCGACCTGCGCTCCGCGGTCGACGCGATCCGGCTGTCACGCCGCACACTCGGCACCATCAAAGGCAACCTGTTCTGGGCCTTCGCCTACAACGTTGCCCTCATTCCGGTGGCCGCCATCGGCCTGCTCAACCCCATCCTCGCCGGTATCGCGATGGCATTTTCCTCCGTGTTTGTCGTGTCCAACTCCCTGCGACTGCGTGGTTTCACGTCCAGTCACGGTGCGACAGCCCCCGCATCAAACACGACTGAGGCCAGCCCCCGACAGCCGGTCAATGCCTAA
- a CDS encoding heavy-metal-associated domain-containing protein → MATVTKNYMVKGMTCGHCKSSVEEEIREVAGVNSVEANPGTGRVEVTGENFTDEDVTAAIKEAGYTLKP, encoded by the coding sequence ATGGCAACCGTCACCAAGAACTACATGGTCAAAGGTATGACCTGCGGACACTGCAAGTCTTCCGTCGAGGAAGAGATCCGCGAGGTGGCAGGCGTGAACTCCGTGGAAGCGAACCCCGGCACCGGCCGCGTGGAGGTAACCGGAGAGAACTTCACTGACGAGGATGTCACCGCCGCCATCAAGGAGGCCGGCTACACCCTCAAGCCCTAG
- a CDS encoding M23 family metallopeptidase, which translates to MRLTAQRAPRGKHRKITTSQTKGRVALVAVAASAVSSAGIGGATAATLQAQDEAPASSEVTTVDVELAANDAALSFDATQVAPQILAIPEYKPVANVDEQLDKAVEYAVERTEADRAARAPSVVKPAEGIFTSDFGMRWGSLHQGIDIANAVGTPILAAMGGTVIDSGPASGFGQWIRIQHDDGSIAVYGHMETLDVSVGEKVTAGQKIAGMGNRGFSTGSHLHFELYPTGSGAVDPTPWFAEHGITF; encoded by the coding sequence ATGCGACTGACGGCTCAGCGGGCTCCCCGAGGAAAACATCGCAAGATCACCACCTCGCAGACCAAGGGGCGCGTGGCACTGGTGGCCGTGGCCGCCAGCGCGGTCTCCTCGGCCGGGATCGGTGGGGCTACTGCCGCCACGCTGCAGGCCCAGGATGAGGCCCCGGCGTCTTCGGAGGTCACCACCGTCGATGTAGAGCTGGCCGCCAATGACGCCGCCTTGTCCTTCGATGCGACGCAGGTGGCACCGCAGATCTTGGCGATCCCGGAGTATAAGCCGGTAGCCAACGTCGACGAGCAGTTGGACAAGGCGGTGGAATACGCCGTCGAACGTACCGAGGCTGACCGTGCCGCCCGTGCGCCCTCCGTGGTCAAGCCGGCCGAGGGCATCTTCACCTCGGATTTCGGTATGCGCTGGGGAAGTCTGCACCAAGGTATTGACATCGCCAACGCGGTGGGCACCCCCATTCTCGCAGCCATGGGAGGCACCGTCATTGACTCCGGTCCGGCCTCCGGTTTCGGCCAGTGGATCCGCATCCAGCACGACGATGGCTCCATTGCTGTCTACGGCCACATGGAAACCCTCGACGTCAGCGTCGGTGAGAAGGTCACCGCCGGCCAGAAGATCGCCGGCATGGGTAACCGAGGATTTTCCACCGGGTCCCACCTGCATTTTGAGCTCTACCCCACCGGCAGCGGCGCTGTCGACCCGACCCCGTGGTTCGCCGAGCACGGCATCACCTTCTAA
- the lnt gene encoding apolipoprotein N-acyltransferase, producing MVGAAVAWWLALPPRGWWVLFPVGVAIFILALAGQPLRNRLWLGVLGGVVHYALALRWLTDFNTAGYVAVVAIQTLLLMLVAAVSSSEPAFRRRWPVWWLLTPAALVMLEAVQHRFPFGGFPLPAFGYSQADGPFMAAAPLGGTLLATALAAVTGAVVAAVILEPQRARGLSVVAIVVVLAVPGFAPAIVDDAVEDTLKVVLVQGGGPRGLRAVNTDPFDTTRRHLQAAGDITGDPDLVLLPENVANVDETVDGTVVDASFAELARQLDTNVVVGITESDGEHFRNASILWGPDGTRSGRYEKHHRVPFGEYLPMRNLIERLSDDARFIPRDAVIGEGPAVLDPSEAPRLGIVISYEVFFADRVADAVRNGGQLLLAPTNAASFVTEEVPAIEVAASRMRASEFGRTVLQAAPTGYSAIIQPDGTVSQLSDLSTSELLTATVPLHTGLTPYARMGDTPMLVLALLALAWPLVSDLVNWLRRRRGHGGISSRQIPSPPFYVDETLALAASDEPA from the coding sequence ATGGTGGGGGCCGCGGTCGCGTGGTGGCTGGCGCTGCCCCCACGGGGTTGGTGGGTGCTGTTCCCGGTAGGTGTGGCTATATTCATATTGGCGCTGGCAGGTCAACCCCTCCGCAACCGTCTGTGGCTCGGTGTGCTGGGCGGGGTGGTCCACTACGCTCTTGCTCTGCGTTGGCTCACCGACTTTAATACTGCCGGATACGTTGCTGTTGTTGCCATCCAGACGCTGTTATTAATGCTGGTTGCCGCGGTATCTTCTAGCGAGCCAGCTTTTCGCCGTCGCTGGCCTGTCTGGTGGCTGCTCACCCCTGCTGCCCTGGTGATGCTGGAAGCGGTGCAACACCGGTTCCCATTCGGTGGTTTTCCGCTTCCTGCTTTCGGATACAGCCAGGCCGACGGTCCGTTTATGGCTGCAGCACCCCTGGGTGGGACTCTCCTGGCGACCGCGCTGGCTGCAGTTACCGGGGCCGTAGTTGCCGCTGTCATTCTCGAGCCGCAACGAGCCCGTGGCCTATCCGTAGTCGCAATTGTTGTGGTACTCGCTGTCCCGGGGTTCGCGCCGGCGATCGTCGATGATGCGGTAGAAGACACCCTGAAGGTCGTCCTCGTGCAGGGTGGTGGACCCCGCGGGCTTCGCGCGGTCAATACCGATCCGTTTGATACCACCCGCCGGCATTTACAAGCTGCCGGAGACATCACTGGGGACCCTGATCTGGTTCTGCTGCCCGAAAACGTCGCCAATGTCGACGAGACGGTCGATGGGACGGTTGTTGATGCATCTTTTGCCGAGCTGGCCCGCCAGCTCGACACGAACGTCGTGGTCGGTATTACCGAGTCCGACGGTGAGCATTTCCGGAACGCATCCATATTATGGGGACCAGACGGCACCCGGTCGGGACGCTATGAGAAGCACCACCGTGTGCCATTCGGCGAGTATCTCCCCATGCGCAACCTGATTGAACGACTCAGTGACGACGCACGGTTCATCCCCCGCGACGCCGTTATCGGCGAGGGCCCGGCGGTGCTCGATCCCAGCGAGGCACCACGACTGGGGATCGTCATTTCTTATGAGGTGTTCTTCGCCGACCGGGTTGCCGACGCCGTCCGCAATGGTGGGCAGCTGCTGCTCGCCCCGACTAACGCCGCATCATTTGTGACCGAGGAAGTACCCGCCATTGAAGTGGCCGCGTCCCGGATGCGTGCCAGCGAGTTTGGCCGCACAGTTCTCCAGGCTGCCCCCACCGGGTACTCGGCCATCATCCAGCCCGACGGAACAGTGTCACAACTCAGTGACTTGAGCACAAGCGAACTACTGACGGCAACTGTTCCACTTCATACTGGCTTGACGCCGTACGCGCGAATGGGGGATACGCCCATGTTGGTTCTCGCGTTATTGGCTCTTGCGTGGCCGCTGGTTTCTGATCTCGTCAACTGGCTCAGGAGAAGACGGGGTCATGGAGGTATCTCCTCAAGGCAGATTCCGTCACCACCTTTCTACGTCGACGAGACGCTCGCCCTTGCTGCGTCTGACGAACCCGCATGA